The segment AAAGGGGATCCGGCTGGAATCGGACCTGGATCCCTCCGCCGCTCCCTTCGTGGGTGATCCCGATCGGCTCCAGCAAGTGACATGGAATCTCATTTCAAATGCCGTCAAGTTTACCCCTGAAGGAGGGGAAGTTCGCGTCGGACTCAAACGGATTCCCCCCTATGTCGCGCTGACGGTCAGCGACACCGGAATCGGCATCCCTCCCGACTTTCTTCCTTTTGTGTTCGAGCGGTTCCGGCAAGGAGCGTCTTCCCCGGACCGGTCTCACACCGGCCTCGGTTTGGGCTTGTCGATCGTCCGCCACCTCGCGGAGCTGCACGGCGGGAGTGTCCAGGCGACCAGTGAAGGAGCGGGTCGAGGGGCGACGTTTACCGTGAAGCTCCCCGTCCGGGCGATCCGGACGGGAGGGGGAAATCTTCCGCGCTCCGAGGAAGCGCCTTCGACGATGTTGGAGGGGATCAAAGTGCTCGTGGTGGACGATGAGGCCGATGCCCGGGATCTTGTCACGTTGGTATTGAAGCAGCGCAAGGCCGAGGTCGCCGCGGTCGGATCGGCGGAAGAGGCGCGCCGCGCCCTTGATTCTCTAAAGCCGGATGTTTTGGTCAGCGATATTGCCATGCCGGGTATAGATGGATATGTCCTGATCGGGCGGTTACGGCAGGAGGAATCGGAGGGACGGCGGCATATTCCGGCCGTTGCGTTGACCGCCTACGGCGGCTTCGAAGATCGACAACAGGCGTTGATGGCCGGTTTTGATACTTATCTCGTCAAACCGGTCGATCCCGAACGGCTGGCTAAAGCGCTCTCCGCGCTCGCCCGATCGATCCCGTCTTGAACGTCACCTTTTTTCTTTGTTTAAGTTCAAATTAGATTGGATTGGAATGGGGCTTTGCCCCAAGCCCCACCCGCGAGGATCAAAGTCGTGGGGCTCTTCGCCCCACACCCCACCGCGGGGGTTGCTTGCCCAACCCCCTTCGGCTTCCCAAGGGGCACCAGAGGGAGGCAAGCCCCCCCCTTGGATTCCCCCCATACGGTCGAACTCGGCGCATCCACGCAAAAACAGCGCGGCTGCCCCTCAGACAGGGCGACCTAAAGCGGTAGATGGAACGTCTGACAGAAGTAACGCAGGAAGATAGGGGGCACAGGACGCCCATGACGCGCCGGGTCTTTCTATTTTGTTTTTATTTTGATTTTGAATTTGAAATTGATTTATCTTCTGTGGGCCTCTGCGCCCGCAGCGAAAGGGACCCACTGGGGGATGGGTGGAGCGAGGACGTAGAGGCCCACTACAAATCAAGATGTTTCATCTACCTTACAAGGTCAGCTGTCTGAAGCACAATCCATCGGTGTCCTTCCGTGGTTGAGCGAGTTCTGACCGTAAAACGGGGGGAGCTGGGGGGGTACTTTCCCCCCGGCTGCCCTGGGAATCCAAAGGGGGTTGGGCACGCAACCCCCGTGGCGGGGGGTGGGGCGAGCAGCCCCACGACTTTGATCCTCACAGGTGGGGTCCGGGGCAAAGCCCCGTCCGTTCAATTTCCGCTTTACGCGTCCGGCTTTCTGATGTAAAGTGAAGCGGTCATTTCGTCTATCAGAGAGAATCATGCCGACGGGAAGAAAAACAAAGGGGCAGGTCGAGGCGGAGATCAGCAACGCGATCATTCAGTTCGAAAAAGATTACATGGGCCGCGGCCCCAAGGAAACGCAGGCCTACATCATCAACGACATGATCCTGCTCCGCCTCAAGGGGGTGCTCACCCCCGCCGAGCAGCAGCTGGCGAAGAACCCGGAAGGAACCAACCTCATCAAACAAGTCCGCTCCAACCTCCTGGAGCAAGGCCGCGGGCTCCTCTCGGAGCTGATCGAAAAGATGACCGGCCTCAAAGTGATCAGCCTTCATACCGACATCAGCACGAAGAGCGGAGAACGGGTGATTATTTTTTCTCTATCGGAAAATCTTGAAAAGCGATTTGAAGTAGACTCTGGCAGGTAAGGTTGCCATCGAGGTCGCTCTCGCCAAACAAAATGTGTCTGGGCCGTTCCGAAATCTCGCCGCTCAAGATTCTCCAATTATGAAAAAATAAGATTAATCTTCCTTCCTGAAAAAGTGATTTGTGAATCCCAGACCAGAATACATTATTAAAGTCGCAATCCTCGATCGCGATGTCGTCGTAAAATAATCGCTACCTTCGGAATACATTCGGCCGGAATCATTATGGATAGGAATTTGTTGACACCCACCTTAGAAAAAGCTAAGATGCTGGTGGTCCTACCTACCTATCCATCCAGAGCGAGTCATGAAAAGCCGTGCGGCCTCTTGGGAACCTGGATTTTATCCCGAAAAGATTTTCCGAGAGGACGAGCGGTTCTCATCGCGCAGAGGGTGTTGCGGTAGATACCCCCCTTCCAAAGCCAACAGGCCCGATTCAAATTAGGCCGGCGAACACGCGGGCAGGGTGGCCCAGCCGAAGGCACCGTCGATTCAACCGCTTGTGACATTATTTGCCCTCCGTAAGGTCTGAGTAGGCGGCAGTTTTAGCAGAGTTGGCGGAAATGATTGGGACGTCGAATTATAGTTATGCCTCATGAATGGCCGCTGCGATGACTGACCGATTTTCAAAGAGACACGGGTACCACGAGTCACATGAGAAGGAAATCTCTGTGCGGCAGGACGCGCCGCACGAACTGCGCGGCGTCCTTGTTCAACTGGCCTACGAGTGCGGGTTTGGTCCGCACAGCCTTCGAGAAGTGGTTTGTCGCCTACTCCGCAAACGTCCAGACGAAAACAATTGGTCCCCATACCCCAACATTGATCGTGAAGTACACAATCTCGTTGACGACTGCGCCTGGTACCGCGTGTACGACATTATTGAGGGGCTCGCCGCTGCGATGCGCGAAGCACCATATACCTACAATGCTGCGAAATTCGAGAGCGAGTTGAACGATTACTGCCTTGAAAACGGCATCGGCTGGAAGCTGTCTGGGGGCGTCATCGAAATGCGCGGTCCCGAGGTGTTCGAGGAAGTGGTTGTCACCGCTGAACGCGCATTGGAGACGCGAAATCTTAGTACCGCGCGAAATGAACTACATGAGGCGCTTCGTGACTTGTCTCGCCGTCCCTCGCCGGATGTAACCGGGGCTATTCAACATTCAATGGCGGCTCTTGAGTGCGTCGCCCGCGAGGCATGTGGTGACGGAAAGGCCAATCTCGGCGACATCATGAAACGTTACGGAAATATCGTGCCTCGCCCTCTCGATGAGGCAATTTCAAAGGCTTGGGGGTACGCATCAGAAAATGCGCGCCATATTCGCGAAGGGAGGGAGCCAACCTTTGAGGAAGCTGAGTTGGTTGTCGGTATCGTTTCTGCGCTCTCTACATACTTGGCGAGAAAACATGAGGCATAACCCTGCGGTCCACCGGACGATGCGCGATAAAGCCGCGCAGTGCCGGTGACCTTCACGTTAGCGGTCATGAAATCGAAATACGAGATTATCGAAGAACTTCATCGTAGAGCGCGCGAAACCGGCGACGCGGAAGTTTTGAAAGCTATCCCAGGCCTACTAGTGTCCTGGTGTATTAAGCTTCGCAAAAATGACGGAGAGCTTTATCAAGTCAATTTGTCCAAACCAGAGCAAGGAATTTTGGTTATTGGGTTGCGGTACAAAAAGAAAGATGGGTCG is part of the Candidatus Manganitrophus noduliformans genome and harbors:
- a CDS encoding AbiJ-NTD4 domain-containing protein, with the translated sequence MTDRFSKRHGYHESHEKEISVRQDAPHELRGVLVQLAYECGFGPHSLREVVCRLLRKRPDENNWSPYPNIDREVHNLVDDCAWYRVYDIIEGLAAAMREAPYTYNAAKFESELNDYCLENGIGWKLSGGVIEMRGPEVFEEVVVTAERALETRNLSTARNELHEALRDLSRRPSPDVTGAIQHSMAALECVAREACGDGKANLGDIMKRYGNIVPRPLDEAISKAWGYASENARHIREGREPTFEEAELVVGIVSALSTYLARKHEA
- a CDS encoding DUF2294 domain-containing protein codes for the protein MPTGRKTKGQVEAEISNAIIQFEKDYMGRGPKETQAYIINDMILLRLKGVLTPAEQQLAKNPEGTNLIKQVRSNLLEQGRGLLSELIEKMTGLKVISLHTDISTKSGERVIIFSLSENLEKRFEVDSGR